The window TGCCGGAAAGGTAGAGTGAAAGATGTTTCCCAATTGGCTCAATAAAGGTTTTGTCAATCTGTTTACCCCGTTCATCAATTTCTTCGTCAAAGCCAAGGTCAAGGCCAACTGGCTGACCACGGCCGGGTTTATCTTCGGCTTGGGGGCCGGGGCGCTGTTTGCCGCCGATCACTTTTTCTGGGGCGGTCTGGCGGGCCTGCTGTCAGCCATCTGCGACGCCATTGACGGCTCTTTAGCCAGGCTCTCCGGCACCGCCACCAAGTTCGGGATGTTCTACGATTCGGTGCTGGACCGCTACTCCGAGCTGGCTATGTTCATCGGGTTGTCCTACTTCTACTCCACCAAGGCCATGTGGCTGCAGGCTCTTTTGACCGACCTGGCCCTGGTGGGATCGCTGATGGTCAGCTACACCCGGGCCCGGGCCGAGGGGCTGGGCGAGGATTGCAAGGTAGGCATTATGGAGCGTCCGGAGCGGATCGCGGTGATACTGACCGGCACGTTCTTCACCGGGGTATTTGACAAGCACTGGATATTC of the candidate division TA06 bacterium genome contains:
- a CDS encoding CDP-alcohol phosphatidyltransferase family protein, which codes for MFPNWLNKGFVNLFTPFINFFVKAKVKANWLTTAGFIFGLGAGALFAADHFFWGGLAGLLSAICDAIDGSLARLSGTATKFGMFYDSVLDRYSELAMFIGLSYFYSTKAMWLQALLTDLALVGSLMVSYTRARAEGLGEDCKVGIMERPERIAVILTGTFFTGVFDKHWIFTGALWILAVFTNITALQRIIYVRNKTKGQTLPS